One genomic region from bacterium encodes:
- a CDS encoding SDR family NAD(P)-dependent oxidoreductase, translating to MVALITGGAGFIGSHVAEQLLKMGNRVLVIDDLSTGKKENIDHLEVDEKFSFIQGTILNEPLMERLVDECDIIYHLAAAVGVEFVIGNPIRSIEINVLGTELVLRLAEKNKKKVIIASSSEIYGKNQKEVFTESDGRVLGTTLTHRWSYSCSKALGEFLALAYWREKHLPIIIVRLFNTCGPRQTGKYGMVVPRFIEQALSGKPITICGDGNQTRSFAYVSDVVNGMVRLGSHPGAVGEIFNLGGKEKITISDLAKKIKRFTKSNSEIVYLPYEEVYGKGFEDMRHRIPDTTKLRNLIGYVPRVGLDDAFKKTIEYHRDKKNVETYP from the coding sequence ATGGTGGCATTAATAACTGGAGGAGCTGGTTTCATTGGCTCACACGTAGCTGAACAACTCCTCAAAATGGGAAATAGAGTTCTGGTAATTGACGACCTTTCCACTGGAAAGAAAGAGAATATCGACCATCTGGAAGTAGACGAAAAATTTTCATTTATTCAGGGCACTATCCTGAATGAGCCACTAATGGAGAGATTGGTCGACGAGTGCGATATAATCTACCATCTGGCAGCTGCTGTGGGTGTAGAGTTCGTCATTGGCAATCCCATAAGGTCGATAGAAATTAACGTTCTGGGAACAGAGTTAGTACTGAGGCTGGCAGAGAAGAATAAAAAGAAGGTAATAATTGCTTCATCCTCAGAAATTTATGGGAAAAATCAGAAGGAAGTTTTCACAGAGAGCGATGGTAGGGTATTGGGAACAACACTTACCCATAGGTGGAGCTATTCCTGCAGCAAAGCTTTGGGTGAATTTTTAGCTTTAGCCTATTGGCGGGAGAAGCACTTGCCCATCATAATAGTAAGACTTTTCAACACCTGCGGTCCCAGACAGACAGGGAAGTATGGGATGGTTGTGCCGAGATTCATTGAACAGGCCCTTTCTGGAAAACCTATTACTATTTGTGGTGATGGAAATCAGACCAGAAGTTTCGCTTATGTAAGTGATGTTGTAAATGGAATGGTTAGATTAGGCAGCCATCCTGGGGCAGTGGGAGAAATCTTTAATTTAGGAGGTAAGGAAAAGATTACCATTTCTGATTTAGCCAAGAAAATAAAGAGATTTACCAAAAGTAATTCGGAGATAGTTTACCTGCCCTACGAAGAGGTTTATGGAAAAGGCTTTGAAGATATGAGACATCGAATACCCGATACTACTAAGCTCCGCAATCTAATTGGTTATGTGCCGAGGGTAGGGCTGGATGATGCTTTCAAAAAAACTATTGAATACCATAGAGACAAAAAGAACGTGGAAACTTATCCCTAA
- a CDS encoding glycosyltransferase family 4 protein yields MKIVYVVHEFPPGSVGGTGVATFQAAKVMLTGGHKVWVLAPQQWDDDNFPSVGFFDEKVDGLSVRRLVFNPELAPNPILYEYYNPVFYTYAKHFLREVCPDIIHICHLLHLSSSIIDAAKELRIPVVLTLRDFWFFCPRWTRLKPDRSLCGEDFSWKDCIWCLRKENDLYDKITRVFDERMMKSYVEQVISDNKFKFSLINNRQISSLLFSAAGRLPFLKSQLEKVDQIICRSSFLKKVYLRKGYFHNGFTVVSSGTISPAKLPSRKGRISNITFGYFGGGREHKGAHVLLQAFRKIKSTNVNLKLYGIFPNTEYVEELRRIAKGDERIDFMGTFRRTELINVLAGIDILVMPSICPEASGLSISEAFVNKIPVIATDIGGIPEIVRDGHNGLLFKRGDVLDLKQKMESVINEPGLIQKFRENIPRVRSINEECDELLGIYKKLLRQKQKRSSEAKLRVLTPK; encoded by the coding sequence ATGAAGATAGTTTATGTTGTTCATGAATTTCCACCCGGTTCCGTAGGCGGGACAGGTGTAGCTACTTTCCAGGCTGCGAAAGTTATGCTCACAGGAGGGCATAAAGTATGGGTGCTGGCTCCCCAGCAATGGGATGATGATAACTTTCCTTCCGTCGGCTTCTTTGATGAAAAAGTTGATGGGCTTTCGGTCAGAAGGTTGGTCTTTAATCCCGAGTTGGCTCCTAATCCCATTCTTTATGAATACTATAATCCCGTTTTTTATACATATGCTAAGCATTTTCTAAGAGAGGTTTGCCCGGATATTATTCATATCTGCCATCTCCTGCACCTTTCCTCTTCGATAATCGACGCAGCAAAGGAGCTGAGAATTCCCGTCGTTTTAACATTAAGAGACTTCTGGTTCTTTTGCCCGAGATGGACTCGATTAAAACCGGATAGGAGTTTATGTGGAGAGGATTTTTCCTGGAAGGACTGTATTTGGTGTTTAAGGAAAGAGAATGATCTCTATGACAAGATTACTAGGGTATTTGATGAAAGAATGATGAAATCTTATGTTGAACAAGTGATATCAGATAATAAATTCAAATTTAGTTTAATCAATAACAGGCAAATTTCTTCTTTACTTTTTTCGGCAGCGGGTAGATTGCCGTTTCTTAAGAGCCAGTTAGAAAAGGTTGACCAGATTATTTGCCGCTCGTCATTTTTAAAGAAAGTATATCTTAGGAAAGGATACTTTCACAATGGGTTCACAGTTGTGTCCTCCGGGACAATATCTCCTGCGAAGTTACCTTCAAGAAAAGGTCGGATTTCTAATATTACTTTCGGCTACTTTGGAGGCGGACGAGAGCATAAGGGCGCACATGTTTTGCTGCAGGCATTCAGGAAGATAAAATCTACTAATGTAAATCTGAAATTATATGGAATTTTTCCGAATACAGAATATGTAGAAGAACTTCGCCGAATAGCCAAAGGCGATGAAAGAATCGATTTTATGGGTACCTTCAGGCGTACAGAGCTAATAAACGTATTAGCTGGTATTGATATACTGGTTATGCCGTCTATTTGTCCCGAAGCCTCTGGCCTGTCAATCTCAGAAGCGTTTGTTAACAAAATCCCGGTTATTGCCACAGATATCGGAGGCATCCCGGAAATAGTTCGTGATGGACATAATGGGTTACTTTTTAAGAGGGGTGATGTATTAGATCTAAAGCAGAAAATGGAAAGCGTCATAAATGAGCCAGGGCTGATCCAAAAATTCAGGGAAAATATTCCACGGGTTAGGTCTATAAATGAAGAATGTGACGAACTTTTGGGCATTTATAAGAA
- a CDS encoding glycosyltransferase family 4 protein, with protein sequence MKRLIDLTMIGAGDIVFLQKEVLPHAYPLIEGLIKKLNRKLVFDFDDAIFLLPPGRRSPLYDFRYRDSIPRILAMSDYVIAGNEYLKQYALRFNGNVEVIPTSIDTEIYCVKRKNSRDKINIGWIGSQSTVFYLDQLRNVFTALAKRYNICLTVIGTGDYRVDGVETVALPWRREREISDLQCFDIGVAPLVNDDWALGKCGCKVIQYMGVGIPAVASPVGINGEIIDDGVNGFLADSDAEWIDKLSQLIENEVLRERFGFMGRKTIEERYSVKINAPKLLEILHRVNKM encoded by the coding sequence TTGAAACGTTTAATAGATTTAACTATGATTGGAGCAGGCGACATTGTCTTTCTGCAGAAAGAAGTCCTGCCACACGCCTATCCTTTAATAGAAGGACTTATCAAGAAGTTGAACAGGAAATTAGTCTTCGATTTTGATGACGCTATCTTCCTTCTGCCACCGGGAAGGAGAAGTCCCCTTTATGATTTTCGGTATCGAGACAGCATCCCCAGAATTTTAGCTATGAGCGACTATGTTATTGCAGGGAACGAATATTTGAAACAATATGCCTTAAGATTCAATGGAAACGTTGAAGTAATACCAACGTCTATTGATACTGAGATATATTGCGTTAAACGGAAAAATAGTAGGGACAAAATAAATATTGGTTGGATAGGGAGTCAAAGCACAGTATTTTACCTTGACCAGTTAAGGAATGTGTTTACAGCCCTTGCTAAAAGATACAATATCTGTCTAACTGTCATTGGTACAGGGGATTATAGAGTTGACGGGGTGGAAACAGTTGCCTTACCCTGGAGACGGGAGAGAGAGATTTCAGATTTGCAATGTTTTGACATTGGGGTAGCCCCTCTTGTCAATGATGACTGGGCTTTGGGTAAGTGTGGATGTAAAGTCATTCAATATATGGGAGTGGGAATTCCAGCAGTTGCTTCTCCAGTGGGGATAAATGGTGAAATTATCGATGATGGTGTCAATGGCTTCTTGGCCGATTCTGATGCAGAATGGATTGACAAGTTATCGCAACTTATTGAGAACGAAGTTCTAAGAGAGAGATTTGGTTTCATGGGTCGAAAGACAATCGAGGAAAGATATTCGGTTAAAATTAACGCTCCCAAACTTCTTGAAATTTTGCACAGGGTTAATAAAATGTAG
- a CDS encoding MraY family glycosyltransferase, whose product MWSFIYLYVFCFSLLLSLLLTPWTKRLALKFKVLDYPGERKLQGKPMPLLGGLAIFLAFLVTIVVNILILLIIKSNPGFLNLLPSDVGSTLMRNLPRFLRVLPQLIGILLGGIVILLLGLIDDIKGLRPETKILGQVLVILPLITLGVRITLFIPSFFISSLITLLWMVAIINAFNLLDNMDGLTTGVGLIACFICFIVTSQQHQTFTSIALLAFAGALLGFLRYNFSPAKIFLGDAGSMFIGYMLAVLTITTSYYREGFPTHLPVVMPILILAVPIFDTLSVISIRIKRKEPIFGGDKNHFSHRLVALGFSQRGAVLFIYLITFCLGITATLLTQVNILGGIIIFIQAALVLTIIALLESVAKRERGMKG is encoded by the coding sequence ATGTGGAGTTTTATTTACTTGTATGTATTTTGTTTTTCCCTTTTGTTGAGCCTATTGTTGACGCCCTGGACAAAGAGGTTGGCCCTCAAGTTCAAAGTTCTGGACTATCCCGGAGAGAGAAAGTTACAAGGTAAACCGATGCCTTTATTAGGTGGGCTGGCAATCTTTCTCGCCTTTCTTGTTACCATAGTAGTAAACATTCTTATTCTACTCATAATAAAGTCGAACCCGGGATTTCTCAATCTTCTGCCGAGCGACGTTGGTTCGACCCTTATGAGGAACCTTCCCAGATTCTTAAGAGTGTTGCCACAATTAATCGGTATTCTACTGGGAGGGATTGTCATACTTCTATTAGGTTTGATAGATGATATAAAGGGCTTAAGACCAGAGACCAAAATTTTGGGTCAGGTCCTGGTAATTTTGCCACTCATTACGCTGGGAGTCAGGATTACGCTCTTTATACCAAGTTTTTTTATTAGTAGCCTGATAACTCTCCTGTGGATGGTGGCTATCATCAATGCTTTCAATCTTTTAGACAATATGGACGGCTTGACCACGGGTGTAGGGCTTATTGCTTGTTTCATCTGCTTTATAGTAACTTCTCAACAACATCAGACCTTTACCAGTATTGCCCTTCTTGCTTTTGCTGGTGCGCTTCTGGGATTTCTTCGCTACAATTTTAGTCCAGCAAAAATATTTTTAGGTGATGCGGGAAGTATGTTCATCGGTTATATGCTGGCTGTTCTGACAATAACTACTTCCTACTATAGGGAAGGTTTTCCGACTCATTTACCAGTAGTTATGCCCATCTTGATATTGGCAGTTCCCATCTTTGATACACTTTCAGTTATTTCAATAAGAATTAAGAGAAAAGAACCGATATTTGGTGGAGATAAAAACCACTTTTCCCATCGTTTAGTCGCCCTGGGATTCAGCCAGAGAGGGGCAGTCCTTTTTATCTATTTAATAACTTTCTGTTTAGGAATTACAGCTACCCTGCTTACTCAGGTAAATATTTTAGGAGGGATTATTATTTTTATTCAGGCAGCGCTTGTTCTAACCATTATTGCTCTTTTGGAGAGTGTTGCAAAAAGAGAGAGAGGGATGAAGGGATAG
- a CDS encoding ABC transporter permease: MNRDFAPFPDFQSGLAMTFVDYPFILRILRGRNMFSNVIELYRYRALIMSLVLKEVKLRYQGSVLGFLWTFLNPLLLMCVYTIVFSIFLRIRVENYPVFLFCGLIPWVWFSTSILEGADSIVRGGDLITRALFPPQVLPSVTVFSNLVNFVFSLPLLFIFLLLFKVKTGIALISLPIVMIIQAVFTMGLVLMVSALNVHFRDIQHILGNVIIMWFFATPILYPMTSIPVKLRFITVINPMSTLIKAYRDILFYRQFPNWRVLGITLCFGFLVFFLGNLIFNRYKESFPEEV, encoded by the coding sequence ATGAATCGGGACTTCGCTCCTTTTCCCGATTTTCAATCGGGACTGGCAATGACATTTGTAGATTATCCCTTCATCCTTAGAATTCTAAGAGGTAGGAATATGTTTTCCAACGTTATAGAACTCTATCGCTATCGGGCATTAATTATGAGTCTCGTCTTAAAAGAAGTGAAGCTTCGCTATCAGGGTTCAGTTCTGGGGTTCCTCTGGACATTTTTGAATCCTCTCCTTTTGATGTGTGTCTATACAATCGTATTCTCCATCTTTCTTAGAATTAGGGTTGAGAATTATCCCGTATTCTTATTTTGTGGGCTCATTCCCTGGGTGTGGTTCTCTACCTCAATTTTGGAGGGAGCAGACTCTATAGTCAGGGGTGGTGACCTCATTACCAGGGCTCTATTCCCTCCACAGGTTCTGCCCTCTGTAACCGTCTTTTCCAACCTGGTAAATTTTGTTTTCAGCCTTCCCTTGCTATTTATTTTCCTCCTACTTTTTAAGGTTAAGACTGGTATTGCCTTAATTAGCTTGCCAATAGTAATGATAATCCAAGCAGTTTTTACTATGGGGTTAGTTTTGATGGTCTCTGCTCTAAATGTCCATTTTCGAGATATTCAACATATACTTGGCAATGTAATTATAATGTGGTTTTTTGCCACACCAATTTTGTATCCTATGACTTCAATACCGGTAAAGCTTAGGTTTATAACCGTTATAAATCCCATGTCCACGTTAATTAAAGCTTATCGGGACATCCTATTTTACAGACAGTTTCCCAACTGGCGCGTTCTGGGAATTACACTCTGTTTTGGATTTTTAGTATTCTTTTTAGGGAATTTGATATTCAATAGGTATAAAGAGTCGTTTCCCGAAGAGGTCTAA
- a CDS encoding glycosyltransferase family 4 protein, whose amino-acid sequence MRKIKVLHIITRLILGGAQENTIFTVWGLNKNEYYEVELATGPPIGPEGSLIEEAEKRGIKLKIIPHMRREINLVRDVLAFIELYLLIRKGKYTIVHTHSSKAGVLGRLAARIAGVKIIIHSVHGLPFFEYQNKFLNYIYILCERFVALFTDRLISVCDAMARKAIAAGVAKEDKFIIIYSGIELEHYSNSDVLIAEKQKELNLDPDVPVVGNISRLFEFKGHNYFLEAASQVVEVFPEAKFLLVGDGILRERLIRQAEDLKIRDNIVFTGLVERKEIPKLISVMDVVVHTSLREGLPRVLPEALAMAKPVIAFEIDGMPEIIKDGENGYLIPPKDSRKLANSIIHLLKDKEKARRMGEAGRSMVNPAFELEVMVERISDVYKESIEERGGVFKWWH is encoded by the coding sequence ATGAGAAAAATTAAAGTACTGCATATCATTACTCGTTTAATTTTGGGTGGGGCACAGGAAAATACAATATTTACTGTTTGGGGCTTAAATAAGAACGAATATTATGAGGTAGAGTTAGCGACAGGACCGCCCATCGGGCCGGAAGGAAGTCTAATAGAGGAAGCTGAAAAGAGAGGAATTAAGTTAAAGATAATACCCCATATGAGAAGAGAAATCAATCTTGTTCGAGATGTCTTAGCCTTTATTGAACTATATCTTTTGATTAGAAAAGGGAAGTATACAATAGTCCATACTCACAGCTCTAAAGCCGGTGTTCTGGGTCGATTGGCTGCCAGGATAGCAGGTGTGAAGATAATAATTCACAGTGTTCATGGCCTGCCTTTCTTTGAGTATCAGAACAAATTCTTAAATTACATCTATATTTTATGTGAAAGGTTCGTCGCTCTTTTTACTGATAGGCTAATTTCAGTATGTGATGCAATGGCGAGAAAGGCAATAGCAGCTGGTGTAGCTAAGGAGGACAAATTTATAATCATTTACAGTGGCATAGAACTGGAACATTATTCTAACAGTGACGTTTTAATAGCCGAAAAGCAAAAAGAGTTGAATTTGGACCCTGATGTTCCAGTTGTGGGAAACATATCTCGCCTCTTCGAGTTTAAAGGTCACAACTATTTCCTGGAGGCTGCTTCTCAGGTAGTGGAGGTTTTTCCGGAAGCGAAGTTCCTCTTAGTGGGGGATGGTATCCTGAGGGAGAGATTAATACGCCAGGCAGAAGATTTGAAAATAAGAGATAATATTGTGTTCACTGGACTTGTAGAACGAAAAGAGATTCCGAAACTAATATCAGTTATGGATGTCGTTGTTCACACATCATTGAGAGAGGGACTCCCCCGAGTCTTGCCGGAGGCGTTAGCAATGGCTAAGCCGGTTATAGCATTTGAGATAGATGGAATGCCGGAGATAATAAAAGATGGAGAGAACGGCTATTTGATTCCTCCCAAGGATTCAAGAAAGTTAGCTAACTCTATTATCCATCTTTTGAAGGATAAAGAAAAAGCAAGAAGAATGGGAGAAGCTGGACGAAGCATGGTCAATCCTGCTTTTGAGCTGGAAGTGATGGTGGAGCGCATCAGTGACGTTTATAAAGAGTCAATTGAAGAGAGAGGCGGTGTCTTCAAATGGTGGCATTAA
- a CDS encoding ABC transporter ATP-binding protein, with the protein MVAVKLKNVSKVFARQVLKRKYTTLRETLLHFDWLKNRRKVRYVDALKDINLTIERGESVGIIGMNGSGKSTLLKLLAGIYKPDSGKVYVKGRVASLIGLGIGFHPGFTGRENIFINGIILGLSKKEIKRIFNDIVKFAELEDYIDEPVRIYSDGMFMRLGFSIAINIDPDILLIDEILAVGDEYFQHRCAERIADFRKLDKTMVIVSHELEAIEKWCDRVVWLDGGIIKEVGIPGKVIDSYRKAIVEKEGKILSETRSSEVELHITAPQIVLDQR; encoded by the coding sequence TTGGTTGCAGTTAAATTGAAAAATGTTTCAAAAGTGTTTGCCAGGCAAGTATTAAAGAGAAAGTATACCACACTCAGGGAGACCCTCCTACATTTTGACTGGCTGAAAAATAGGAGAAAGGTGAGATATGTTGATGCCTTAAAAGATATCAATTTGACAATAGAAAGAGGAGAAAGTGTTGGAATCATCGGAATGAATGGTTCGGGTAAAAGCACTCTCCTTAAATTATTGGCAGGGATATATAAGCCCGATTCAGGCAAAGTATACGTTAAGGGAAGGGTTGCTTCTCTGATTGGATTGGGAATAGGTTTCCATCCTGGATTTACAGGCAGGGAGAATATCTTCATTAATGGTATAATTTTGGGCCTTTCAAAGAAAGAAATAAAGAGAATATTTAATGATATTGTGAAATTTGCTGAACTCGAAGATTATATTGATGAGCCTGTAAGGATCTATTCTGACGGAATGTTTATGCGCCTTGGATTTTCGATAGCTATTAATATAGACCCTGATATCTTATTAATTGATGAAATCCTGGCTGTGGGAGATGAATATTTCCAGCATAGATGTGCAGAGAGAATTGCCGATTTCAGAAAGCTAGATAAGACTATGGTGATTGTGAGCCATGAATTGGAAGCAATTGAAAAATGGTGCGATAGAGTGGTTTGGCTGGATGGGGGTATCATAAAAGAAGTTGGAATTCCTGGTAAAGTGATAGATTCTTATCGGAAAGCCATTGTAGAAAAAGAAGGGAAGATACTATCAGAAACAAGGAGTAGCGAGGTAGAGCTCCACATCACGGCACCGCAAATAGTGCTGGACCAGAGGTAG
- a CDS encoding glycosyltransferase, translated as MSEKKRTYDIIVPVYGALSYLRQCVNSILKNTKHPYNLVIVDDGNSPIIKEYLRTIKSARIITNKKNLGWLKNCNIGIENTENDVVLLNSDTMVTERWLEKMDRCAYSDSRIGMVNPLSNNALFLSIPHSSVFNAIPAGFTVESFAGLVSELSECQYPSIPTVLGFCLLIKRKIFNRIGLFDEKLEVGYREDDDFCMRAKRKGYGAVCCDDAFVYHYGKKSLADSPDKEVHHARAVKNKNNSLSYLRAKLLTKISEVSPEYRDKVSIITPVYNTEKYLEEAIRSVLRQNYSNFELIIIFDDGSTDNSLNIAREFARQDKRVTVITLKENRGFAVARNEGLRRAKGEFITCMDSDDIMLPDAIKTRVEFLNSHPEVDLVFGKIHKVIDKEGNPIENAFSEEIEQFNRKKKDNKFYEKVKKLELWVLGVDVTSIFRRKLLFQTGYYEESLLASADKDFFFRIFRRSNPAFVPEPIILYRLHESNLSGMLDKATREWVRRPENTAQIRYLEEILRHHRREIKEPKKVFSGVRLLDVKEGERSMKKIEKGNFNEGSIGKPGSGNNRMLEGPSHVELLLGQIGHMAEVIDRLRLEIKEQQIAIVAKDQHIDNLNKAIAAKDQHINNLNKAIVAKDQHINNLNIAIVAKDQNLNKAIVAKDQHINNLNKAIVAKDQHIANLDGFIRDLTGEIVKIKKYSVFYNLLSRFRKELLMWFGKSRK; from the coding sequence TTGTCGGAAAAGAAAAGGACATATGATATTATAGTTCCTGTTTATGGGGCATTGTCCTATTTGAGGCAGTGCGTTAATAGTATACTGAAAAACACAAAGCATCCGTACAACTTAGTTATAGTTGATGATGGCAATAGTCCGATCATAAAGGAGTATCTGAGGACAATAAAATCAGCACGGATCATTACTAATAAGAAAAACTTAGGATGGCTTAAGAATTGCAATATCGGAATCGAAAACACTGAGAACGATGTTGTTTTACTAAATTCCGATACCATGGTAACTGAGAGGTGGCTTGAGAAAATGGACAGGTGTGCATACAGTGACTCCAGGATTGGGATGGTGAACCCGCTCAGCAATAATGCCCTTTTTCTTTCCATTCCTCATTCCTCTGTTTTTAATGCAATTCCAGCTGGATTTACTGTGGAAAGTTTTGCTGGTCTTGTGTCAGAATTATCGGAGTGTCAGTATCCATCAATACCGACAGTTCTTGGCTTTTGCCTTTTGATTAAAAGGAAGATTTTTAATCGAATTGGACTATTTGATGAGAAGCTGGAGGTGGGCTATAGGGAAGATGATGATTTTTGTATGAGAGCAAAGAGGAAAGGTTACGGGGCAGTTTGCTGTGATGATGCATTTGTCTACCACTATGGGAAAAAGAGTCTTGCTGATTCGCCAGATAAGGAAGTGCATCACGCGAGGGCTGTTAAGAATAAAAATAATTCTTTGTCATATTTACGTGCGAAATTGTTAACAAAGATATCCGAAGTTTCACCCGAATACAGAGATAAGGTAAGTATAATTACGCCAGTTTATAACACAGAAAAATATCTTGAGGAGGCAATTAGAAGCGTCTTAAGGCAGAATTACTCTAATTTCGAATTAATAATTATTTTTGATGATGGCTCTACTGATAACTCTCTAAATATAGCCAGGGAATTTGCCAGGCAGGATAAGAGGGTTACAGTAATCACATTGAAAGAGAACCGGGGTTTTGCTGTAGCTAGAAATGAGGGATTAAGGAGAGCTAAGGGGGAATTTATTACTTGTATGGATTCTGATGACATAATGCTACCCGACGCTATAAAGACGAGGGTAGAATTTTTAAATTCTCATCCTGAAGTTGACCTTGTATTCGGGAAAATTCATAAAGTCATAGACAAGGAAGGGAATCCAATAGAAAATGCCTTTTCCGAAGAGATAGAACAGTTTAACAGGAAAAAGAAAGACAATAAATTTTATGAGAAAGTAAAGAAATTAGAACTTTGGGTGCTCGGCGTGGATGTAACAAGTATATTTCGACGAAAGCTTCTGTTTCAAACAGGTTATTATGAGGAGAGTTTATTGGCGAGCGCCGATAAGGATTTCTTTTTCAGAATTTTTAGAAGGTCGAATCCAGCCTTTGTCCCCGAGCCAATCATCCTCTACAGGCTGCACGAGTCCAATTTGTCAGGGATGTTGGATAAAGCGACTCGTGAGTGGGTTAGGAGGCCGGAGAATACAGCCCAGATTCGCTATCTTGAAGAAATTTTGAGGCATCACAGAAGAGAAATAAAGGAGCCCAAGAAGGTATTTAGCGGGGTTAGATTACTGGATGTTAAGGAAGGAGAGAGGTCGATGAAAAAGATTGAGAAAGGCAATTTTAATGAAGGCTCGATTGGAAAACCTGGTTCAGGTAATAATCGTATGTTAGAAGGACCTTCCCATGTTGAACTTCTTCTGGGGCAAATAGGACATATGGCTGAGGTTATTGATAGACTCCGGTTAGAAATTAAGGAACAGCAAATAGCTATCGTTGCCAAGGACCAGCACATCGATAATCTGAATAAGGCTATCGCAGCCAAGGACCAGCATATCAATAATCTGAATAAGGCTATCGTTGCCAAGGACCAGCATATCAATAATCTGAATATAGCGATCGTTGCCAAGGACCAGAATCTGAATAAGGCTATCGTTGCCAAGGACCAGCATATCAATAATCTCAATAAGGCTATCGTTGCCAAGGACCAGCATATTGCAAATTTGGACGGATTTATAAGGGACTTAACAGGAGAAATTGTAAAGATTAAGAAATATTCAGTATTCTATAATTTATTATCGAGATTTCGAAAAGAATTATTAATGTGGTTTGGCAAAAGCAGGAAATAA